The following are encoded in a window of Thiohalobacter sp. IOR34 genomic DNA:
- the greA gene encoding transcription elongation factor GreA — MNKVPLTKRGAEKLREELQHLKSVERPRVIQAIAEAREHGDLKENAEYHAAREQQSFIEGRIQEIEGKLSNAQIIDVTQMENTGKVIFGATVDLADEDTGEEVTYQIVGDDEADIKQGRISVSSPIARALIGKQEGDVATVAAPGGEKNYEIVEVRYE; from the coding sequence ATGAACAAGGTTCCATTGACCAAGCGTGGCGCGGAAAAGCTGCGCGAGGAGCTTCAGCACCTGAAGAGTGTGGAGCGGCCGCGGGTCATCCAGGCCATCGCTGAGGCGCGCGAGCATGGCGATCTGAAGGAGAACGCAGAATACCATGCCGCCCGCGAACAGCAGAGCTTCATCGAGGGCCGTATCCAGGAGATCGAGGGCAAGCTCAGCAACGCCCAGATCATCGACGTCACCCAGATGGAGAACACCGGCAAGGTGATCTTCGGTGCCACCGTGGACCTGGCCGATGAGGACACCGGGGAGGAGGTGACCTACCAGATCGTCGGCGACGACGAGGCGGATATCAAGCAGGGCCGCATCTCGGTCAGCTCGCCCATCGCCCGGGCCCTGATCGGCAAGCAGGAGGGCGACGTGGCCACCGTGGCCGCACCGGGCGGCGAGAAGAACTACGAGATCGTCGAGGTGCGGTACGAATAG
- a CDS encoding YhbY family RNA-binding protein, which translates to MVLTERQKRHLRGLGHRLKPVVTVGSGGLGDNVLEEIDRSIEHHELMKVRLSVGDRELRDQLIGEICERLQLTLIQRIGNIALLFRRSPNKPRIPLKL; encoded by the coding sequence ATGGTACTCACTGAACGCCAGAAACGCCATCTGCGTGGCCTCGGCCACCGCCTCAAGCCAGTAGTCACCGTCGGCAGCGGCGGTCTGGGCGACAACGTGCTGGAAGAGATCGACCGCTCGATCGAACACCACGAGCTGATGAAGGTACGACTCAGCGTCGGCGACCGGGAACTGCGCGATCAGCTGATCGGCGAAATCTGCGAACGCCTGCAGCTGACCCTGATCCAGCGCATCGGCAACATCGCCCTGCTGTTCCGGCGCAGCCCGAACAAGCCGCGCATCCCGCTCAAACTCTGA
- the rlmE gene encoding 23S rRNA (uridine(2552)-2'-O)-methyltransferase RlmE, whose protein sequence is MARSKSSRRWLKEHFDDEFVQRAQREGYRSRAVYKLEELDRKYRILRPGMTVVDLGAAPGGWSQYAARVLGGKGRVIALDILPMDDLPGVRFLQGDFRDDEVLAAFQALVGEQPVDLVMSDMAPNMAGMEAIDLPRAMYLVELAADFAAGHLRAGGSFLSKVFQGEGFDELVRSMRGQYERVVVRKPRASRPRSREVYLLASGRKL, encoded by the coding sequence ATGGCCCGTAGCAAGAGCAGCCGACGCTGGCTGAAGGAACATTTCGACGACGAGTTCGTCCAGCGGGCGCAACGCGAGGGCTACCGCTCGCGCGCCGTCTACAAGCTGGAGGAGTTGGACCGGAAATATCGCATCCTGCGTCCCGGGATGACCGTGGTCGATCTGGGGGCGGCGCCTGGCGGCTGGTCGCAGTACGCGGCCCGGGTGCTGGGTGGCAAGGGGCGCGTCATCGCGCTGGACATCCTGCCCATGGACGACCTCCCCGGGGTACGTTTCCTGCAAGGCGACTTCCGTGACGACGAGGTGCTGGCGGCCTTCCAGGCGCTGGTCGGTGAGCAGCCGGTCGACCTGGTGATGTCGGACATGGCGCCGAACATGGCCGGCATGGAGGCCATCGACCTGCCGCGCGCCATGTACCTGGTGGAACTGGCCGCGGATTTCGCCGCCGGGCATCTGCGCGCCGGGGGAAGTTTCCTGTCCAAGGTGTTCCAGGGCGAGGGTTTCGATGAACTGGTGCGGTCGATGCGTGGTCAATATGAAAGGGTCGTGGTGCGCAAACCGCGTGCCTCGAGGCCGCGTTCGCGGGAGGTCTACCTGCTGGCGAGTGGCCGCAAACTGTAG
- the ftsH gene encoding ATP-dependent zinc metalloprotease FtsH, whose product MAKNLVLWVVIAIVLMTVFNNFGPPTQRTDTIGYSDFIAQVKSGQVAQVTIQERTIHGQTTAGERFTTYAPDDPKLIDDLLANNVRVIAKPRDEQSLLTQIFISWFPMLLLIGVWVFFMRQMQGGGGGRGAMSFGKSRARMLGEDQVKVTFADVAGVEEAKEEVAELVEFLRDPSKFQKLGGKIPSGVLMVGSPGTGKTLLAKAIAGEAKVPFFTISGSDFVEMFVGVGASRVRDMFEQAKKHAPCIIFIDEIDAVGRHRGAGLGGGHDEREQTLNQLLVEMDGFEGNEGVIVIAATNRPDVLDPALLRPGRFDRQVVVPLPDIRGREQILKVHMRKVPLGEGIDPRILARGTPGFSGADLANLVNEASLFAARANKRVVEMEDFEKAKDKIMMGAERRSMVMSDEEKKLTAYHEAGHAIVGRLVPEHDPVHKVSIIPRGRALGVTLFLPEEDRHSFSKRRLESQISSLFGGRIAEELIFGSEAVTTGASNDIQRATELARNMVTRWGLSDQLGPLTYGEEEGEVFLGHSVTQHKNISDDTAHAIDEEVRAIVDRNYQRAEQLLKDNEDILHAMAEALIKYETIDSHQIDDLMARREVRPPQDWSDTPSSGGGSAAGSDESEAGREAGKGTAEGPIGGPASQH is encoded by the coding sequence ATGGCAAAGAATCTGGTTCTCTGGGTGGTCATCGCCATCGTGCTGATGACGGTGTTCAATAATTTCGGACCGCCCACCCAGCGTACCGACACCATCGGCTATTCGGATTTCATCGCCCAGGTGAAATCCGGCCAGGTGGCCCAGGTCACCATCCAGGAGCGCACCATCCACGGCCAGACCACGGCGGGGGAACGCTTCACCACCTATGCGCCGGACGATCCGAAGCTGATCGACGACCTGCTGGCCAACAATGTGCGGGTGATCGCCAAGCCGCGTGACGAGCAGAGCCTGCTGACGCAGATCTTCATCTCCTGGTTCCCGATGCTGTTGCTGATCGGCGTCTGGGTATTCTTCATGCGCCAGATGCAGGGCGGCGGGGGTGGTCGCGGTGCCATGTCCTTCGGCAAGTCGCGGGCGCGGATGCTGGGCGAGGATCAGGTCAAGGTGACCTTTGCCGACGTGGCCGGCGTCGAGGAGGCCAAGGAGGAGGTCGCCGAGCTGGTCGAGTTCCTGCGCGACCCGAGCAAGTTCCAGAAGCTGGGCGGCAAGATTCCGAGCGGCGTGCTGATGGTCGGTTCTCCCGGCACCGGCAAGACCCTGCTCGCCAAGGCCATCGCCGGCGAGGCCAAGGTGCCGTTCTTCACCATCTCCGGTTCCGATTTCGTGGAGATGTTCGTCGGCGTCGGTGCCTCCCGCGTGCGTGACATGTTCGAGCAGGCCAAGAAGCACGCCCCCTGCATCATCTTCATCGACGAGATCGATGCCGTCGGTCGCCACCGTGGTGCCGGCCTGGGCGGCGGCCACGACGAACGCGAGCAGACCCTCAACCAGCTGCTGGTGGAGATGGACGGTTTCGAGGGCAACGAGGGCGTGATCGTCATTGCCGCCACCAACCGTCCCGACGTGCTGGACCCGGCGCTGCTGCGCCCCGGGCGCTTTGACCGCCAGGTGGTGGTGCCGCTGCCGGACATCCGCGGCCGCGAGCAGATCCTCAAGGTGCACATGCGCAAGGTGCCGCTGGGGGAGGGCATCGATCCGAGGATCCTGGCCCGCGGCACGCCCGGTTTCTCCGGTGCCGATCTGGCCAACCTGGTCAACGAGGCCTCGCTGTTCGCCGCCCGCGCCAACAAGCGGGTGGTGGAGATGGAGGACTTCGAGAAGGCCAAGGACAAGATCATGATGGGCGCCGAGCGGCGCTCGATGGTGATGAGTGACGAGGAGAAGAAGCTCACCGCCTATCACGAGGCCGGTCACGCCATCGTCGGCCGGCTGGTGCCGGAGCATGATCCGGTGCACAAGGTGAGCATCATCCCCCGTGGCCGGGCCCTGGGCGTGACCCTGTTCCTGCCCGAGGAGGACCGGCACAGCTTCAGCAAGCGGCGTCTGGAGAGTCAGATCTCCAGCCTGTTCGGCGGCCGCATCGCCGAGGAGCTGATCTTCGGATCCGAGGCGGTGACCACCGGCGCCTCCAACGACATCCAGCGCGCCACCGAGCTGGCACGCAACATGGTCACCCGCTGGGGCTTGTCCGACCAGCTGGGGCCGCTGACCTACGGCGAGGAGGAAGGCGAGGTGTTCCTCGGCCATTCCGTGACCCAGCACAAGAACATCTCCGACGACACGGCCCATGCCATCGACGAGGAGGTGCGGGCCATCGTCGACCGCAATTACCAGCGCGCCGAACAGCTGCTCAAGGACAACGAGGACATTCTGCATGCCATGGCCGAGGCGCTGATCAAATACGAGACCATCGATTCGCATCAGATCGATGACCTGATGGCCCGCCGCGAGGTGCGTCCGCCCCAGGACTGGAGCGACACCCCGTCCAGCGGTGGTGGCAGCGCAGCGGGTAGCGATGAGTCCGAGGCTGGCCGCGAGGCCGGCAAGGGCACGGCCGAGGGGCCGATCGGCGGCCCGGCCAGCCAGCACTGA
- the folP gene encoding dihydropteroate synthase, producing the protein MNQAPASPMPLDCNGRPLWLDRPQVMGVLNVTPDSFSDGGRFSGRDAALAHARAMAEAGAAVIDVGGESTRPGAAPVSEQEELDRVLPVIEALAAEIELPLSIDTSKPGVMRAAVAAGAGLINDVRALREPGALQAAAELGVPLCLMHMQGEPRSMQQAPSYGDVLAEVQAFLLERAAACQAAGVPREHILLDPGFGFGKTVEHNLSLLKHLDRLAAAGYPLLVGLSRKSLIGAVLGLPVADRLHPSVALAVIAAWQGARLIRVHDVAATVQALGMCAAVQAAD; encoded by the coding sequence ATGAACCAGGCACCCGCATCGCCGATGCCGCTGGACTGCAATGGCCGGCCGCTGTGGCTCGACCGGCCCCAGGTGATGGGGGTGCTCAACGTCACCCCCGACTCCTTTTCCGATGGTGGTCGTTTCAGCGGACGTGACGCCGCTCTGGCCCATGCCCGGGCCATGGCCGAGGCCGGTGCCGCGGTGATCGACGTCGGCGGCGAGTCGACCCGGCCTGGCGCCGCGCCCGTTTCCGAACAGGAGGAACTGGACCGGGTTCTGCCGGTGATCGAGGCGCTGGCTGCGGAGATCGAACTGCCGTTGTCCATCGATACCAGCAAGCCCGGCGTGATGCGCGCCGCGGTGGCTGCCGGTGCCGGCCTGATCAACGACGTGCGGGCCCTGCGGGAGCCCGGTGCCCTGCAGGCTGCGGCCGAGCTGGGCGTGCCGCTGTGCCTGATGCACATGCAGGGTGAGCCGCGCAGCATGCAGCAGGCGCCGAGCTACGGCGACGTGCTGGCCGAGGTGCAGGCTTTCCTGCTGGAGCGGGCCGCGGCCTGCCAGGCGGCCGGCGTGCCGCGCGAGCATATCCTGCTCGATCCGGGTTTTGGTTTCGGCAAGACGGTGGAACATAATCTCAGTCTGTTGAAGCATCTCGACCGTCTGGCCGCGGCCGGCTATCCGTTGCTGGTCGGTCTGTCGCGCAAGTCGCTGATCGGCGCCGTGCTTGGCCTGCCGGTGGCGGACAGGCTGCATCCCAGCGTGGCGCTGGCGGTGATCGCCGCCTGGCAGGGTGCGCGTCTGATCCGGGTGCACGACGTGGCGGCCACGGTGCAGGCGCTGGGAATGTGCGCCGCGGTGCAGGCCGCGGATTGA
- the glmM gene encoding phosphoglucosamine mutase, protein MSRKYFGTDGIRGRVGEAPVTADFMLKLGWAIGRVLGNGSCDKVLIGKDTRISGYMFESSLEAGLSAAGMDIRLLGPMPTPAIAYLTRTLHCCAGIVISASHNPYYDNGVKFFSAQGTKLPDEVEAEIEAVLDSPMHTVDSARLGKAERVVDAGGRYIEFCKSTVPLGLSLRGLKIVVDCANGATYQVAPAVLDELGAEVIPFGVEPDGLNINEGCGSTQPAALQAAVLELGADLGIAFDGDGDRVVMVDHRGELVDGDELLYIIARSRQTAGQLRGGVVGTLMTNLGLEHALRELGITLYRARVGDRHVLEMLRAEGCVIGGESSGHIICLDRTSTGDGIVSALQVLHEIVATGRSLAELRAGVSKYPQHMINVPIARRAALDDSEQVAAAVREAETRLAGHGRVLLRPSGTEPVIRVMVEADDEALVMREASALAEVVAEVFGA, encoded by the coding sequence ATGAGCAGGAAGTATTTTGGAACGGACGGTATCCGCGGGCGGGTCGGTGAGGCACCGGTGACGGCGGATTTCATGCTCAAGCTGGGCTGGGCCATCGGCCGGGTGCTGGGCAACGGTAGCTGCGACAAGGTGCTGATCGGCAAGGACACGCGGATCTCGGGCTACATGTTCGAGTCCTCGCTGGAAGCCGGACTGTCCGCGGCCGGGATGGACATCCGGCTGCTCGGGCCGATGCCGACGCCGGCCATCGCCTATCTGACCCGGACCCTGCACTGCTGCGCCGGTATCGTCATCAGCGCCTCGCACAACCCGTATTACGACAACGGCGTGAAGTTCTTCTCCGCCCAGGGGACCAAGTTGCCGGACGAGGTCGAGGCCGAGATCGAGGCGGTGCTGGACAGCCCCATGCACACCGTGGACTCGGCGCGGCTCGGCAAGGCGGAACGGGTGGTGGATGCCGGGGGGCGCTATATCGAATTCTGCAAGAGCACCGTGCCGCTGGGCCTCAGCCTGCGCGGCCTCAAGATCGTTGTCGACTGCGCCAACGGCGCCACCTACCAGGTGGCGCCGGCGGTGCTGGACGAGCTGGGTGCCGAGGTCATCCCGTTCGGCGTGGAACCGGACGGGTTGAACATCAACGAGGGTTGTGGCTCCACCCAGCCGGCTGCGCTGCAGGCCGCGGTGCTGGAGCTGGGCGCAGACCTCGGCATCGCCTTCGACGGCGACGGCGACCGGGTGGTGATGGTCGATCATCGCGGCGAGCTGGTCGATGGCGACGAACTGTTGTACATCATCGCTCGTTCCCGTCAGACCGCGGGCCAGCTTCGCGGTGGCGTGGTCGGCACCCTGATGACCAACCTGGGGCTGGAGCATGCCCTGCGCGAGCTCGGCATCACTCTCTACCGGGCCCGGGTCGGTGACCGCCACGTGCTGGAGATGCTGCGTGCCGAAGGCTGCGTCATCGGCGGCGAGTCCTCCGGACACATCATCTGCCTGGACCGGACCAGCACCGGGGACGGCATCGTCTCGGCGCTGCAGGTTCTGCATGAGATCGTCGCCACCGGCCGCAGCCTGGCCGAGCTGCGGGCCGGGGTGAGCAAGTATCCGCAACACATGATCAACGTGCCAATCGCCCGGCGCGCCGCCCTCGACGATTCGGAACAGGTGGCCGCTGCGGTGCGCGAGGCCGAGACGCGGCTGGCCGGCCATGGCCGGGTGCTGCTGCGGCCCTCGGGTACCGAACCGGTGATCCGGGTCATGGTCGAGGCCGACGACGAAGCGCTGGTGATGCGGGAGGCGTCGGCGTTGGCCGAGGTGGTGGCCGAGGTCTTCGGCGCCTGA
- the tpiA gene encoding triose-phosphate isomerase: MRQPLVAGNWKMNGSLDSIRTLVDGIKAGLGEVKSAAVCVCPPYVYIPQVVEMLDGTVVAVGGQDVSDQEAGAFTGEVSGTMLKDVGCRYVIVGHSERRSIYGESDEFTARKFAAARRFGLTPILCVGELLEEREKGITDEVVARQLDAVIELEGIAALADAVIAYEPVWAIGTGKTASPEQAQEVHAFIRQKLAGLDAGVAEKVQILYGGSVKAANAAELFGMADIDGGLIGGASLSADEFLAICRAPDAV; this comes from the coding sequence ATGCGACAACCTCTGGTGGCCGGTAACTGGAAGATGAATGGTTCCCTCGACAGCATTCGCACGCTGGTCGACGGCATCAAGGCAGGCCTCGGCGAGGTGAAGAGCGCGGCGGTGTGCGTCTGTCCGCCCTATGTCTATATCCCGCAGGTGGTCGAGATGCTGGACGGTACTGTCGTCGCCGTCGGTGGTCAGGACGTCAGCGACCAGGAGGCCGGCGCCTTCACCGGCGAGGTCTCCGGCACCATGCTCAAGGACGTCGGCTGCCGGTACGTCATCGTCGGCCACTCCGAGCGGCGCAGCATCTACGGCGAGAGCGACGAATTCACGGCGCGCAAGTTCGCCGCCGCCCGCCGTTTCGGCCTGACGCCCATCCTCTGTGTCGGTGAGCTGCTGGAGGAACGCGAGAAGGGGATCACCGATGAGGTGGTCGCCCGTCAGCTGGACGCGGTGATCGAACTGGAGGGCATCGCTGCCCTGGCCGATGCGGTGATCGCCTACGAGCCGGTATGGGCCATCGGTACCGGCAAGACCGCCAGCCCGGAGCAGGCCCAGGAGGTCCATGCCTTCATCCGTCAGAAGCTGGCCGGGCTCGATGCCGGTGTCGCCGAGAAGGTGCAGATCCTCTATGGCGGCAGCGTCAAGGCGGCCAACGCGGCCGAGCTGTTCGGTATGGCGGACATCGACGGTGGCCTGATCGGCGGCGCCTCGCTGAGTGCCGACGAATTCCTGGCCATCTGCCGTGCCCCGGACGCCGTTTGA
- the secG gene encoding preprotein translocase subunit SecG → MYSILLVFQVLLAIGVIVLVLLQHGKGADAGAAFGSGASATVFGAQGSGNFLSRSTAILAALFFANSLLLSSEWVLGDRRAPASVAEQLAPAVNQVPAETPAAKKQEATDLPPADLPPADGAAGAGSDLPN, encoded by the coding sequence ATGTATTCGATTCTGCTGGTCTTTCAGGTTCTGCTCGCCATCGGCGTGATCGTCCTGGTGCTGCTGCAGCACGGCAAGGGGGCGGATGCCGGTGCGGCCTTCGGCAGCGGCGCCTCGGCGACGGTGTTCGGTGCCCAGGGCTCCGGCAACTTCCTGAGCCGCAGCACCGCCATCCTCGCCGCCCTGTTCTTCGCCAACAGTCTGCTGCTGTCCAGCGAATGGGTGCTGGGCGACCGCCGGGCGCCGGCCAGTGTGGCTGAACAGCTGGCGCCGGCCGTGAACCAGGTGCCGGCAGAGACCCCGGCCGCCAAGAAGCAAGAGGCGACCGATCTGCCGCCGGCCGATCTGCCACCGGCGGACGGGGCGGCTGGCGCCGGCAGCGACCTGCCGAACTAG
- a CDS encoding NADH-quinone oxidoreductase subunit A, translating to MLENYLPILIFIAIGIAVGFGAIAVGFLAGPHRPDSEKLSPYECGFEAFEDARMKFDVRYYLVAILFIIFDLEIAFLFPWAIVLEDIGLFGFLAMLVFLGILVIGFIYEWKKGALEWE from the coding sequence ATGCTGGAAAATTACCTGCCGATCCTGATCTTTATCGCCATCGGTATTGCTGTCGGTTTCGGGGCCATCGCCGTCGGTTTCCTGGCCGGCCCCCACCGCCCCGACAGCGAAAAACTCTCCCCCTATGAATGCGGCTTCGAGGCCTTCGAAGACGCGCGCATGAAATTCGACGTGCGCTACTACCTGGTTGCCATCCTGTTCATCATCTTCGATCTGGAGATCGCCTTCCTGTTTCCCTGGGCGATCGTGCTCGAAGACATCGGCCTGTTCGGTTTCCTTGCCATGCTCGTCTTCCTCGGCATCCTCGTCATCGGCTTCATCTACGAATGGAAGAAGGGGGCTTTGGAGTGGGAGTAG
- a CDS encoding NADH-quinone oxidoreductase subunit B has protein sequence MSIEGILEEGFVTTTADKLINWARTGSLWPMTFGLACCAVEMMQAGASRYDLDRFGVVFRPSPRQSDVMIVAGTLCNKMAPALRKVYDQMAEPRWVISMGSCANGGGYYHYSYSVVRGCDRVVPVDIYIPGCPPTAEALLYGIIQLQNKIRRTNTIAR, from the coding sequence ATGAGCATCGAAGGTATCCTCGAGGAAGGCTTCGTCACCACCACGGCGGACAAGCTCATCAACTGGGCCCGTACCGGTTCGCTGTGGCCGATGACCTTCGGCCTGGCCTGCTGCGCGGTGGAGATGATGCAGGCCGGTGCCTCGCGTTACGACCTGGACCGTTTTGGCGTGGTGTTCCGGCCCAGCCCGCGCCAGTCCGACGTGATGATCGTGGCCGGCACCCTGTGCAACAAGATGGCGCCGGCACTGCGCAAGGTCTACGACCAGATGGCCGAACCGCGCTGGGTGATCTCCATGGGATCCTGTGCCAACGGCGGCGGCTATTACCACTATTCCTATTCGGTGGTGCGTGGCTGCGACCGGGTGGTGCCGGTGGACATCTACATCCCCGGTTGTCCGCCGACGGCCGAGGCCCTGCTCTACGGCATAATCCAGCTACAGAACAAGATCCGGCGCACCAATACCATCGCCCGCTGA
- a CDS encoding NADH-quinone oxidoreductase subunit C codes for MPSSAMQLREQVGEILGDSLLSAVVDRGELTLTVEAERLREVCLALRDRPPFEFELLIDLCGVDYLGYGCSEWETAEASGRGFSRASAPKTAARMRPVDEELSVESAGGTQRFAVVYHLLSVTNNQRIRLRCFAPDAELPVVPSVVDVWNSANWYEREAFDLFGIVFEGHPDLRRILTDYGFIGHPFRKDFPLSGNVEVRYDPERQRVVYQPVSIEPRVLTPRVIRESAGGQGPAADQPAAENGSDA; via the coding sequence ATGCCCAGCAGCGCGATGCAACTCAGGGAGCAGGTCGGGGAGATTCTCGGCGATTCACTGCTGTCCGCGGTGGTGGATCGGGGAGAACTGACCCTGACGGTGGAGGCGGAGCGGCTGCGCGAGGTCTGTCTGGCGCTGCGCGACCGCCCCCCCTTCGAGTTCGAGCTCCTCATCGATCTCTGCGGCGTCGACTACCTCGGCTACGGCTGCAGTGAATGGGAGACCGCCGAGGCCAGCGGTCGGGGATTCAGTCGGGCCTCGGCGCCCAAGACCGCTGCCCGGATGCGGCCCGTGGACGAGGAGCTGTCGGTGGAGTCGGCCGGCGGGACCCAGCGCTTCGCGGTGGTCTACCACCTGCTGTCGGTAACCAACAACCAGCGCATCCGTCTGCGCTGTTTTGCCCCGGATGCCGAGCTGCCGGTGGTGCCCTCGGTGGTCGATGTCTGGAACAGCGCCAACTGGTACGAGCGCGAGGCCTTCGACCTGTTCGGCATCGTCTTCGAGGGGCATCCGGACCTGCGCCGCATCCTCACCGACTATGGTTTCATCGGCCATCCCTTCCGCAAGGACTTCCCCCTGTCCGGCAATGTCGAGGTGCGCTATGACCCGGAACGGCAGCGGGTGGTCTATCAGCCGGTGAGCATCGAGCCCCGGGTGCTGACGCCCCGGGTGATCCGGGAATCGGCCGGGGGGCAGGGCCCGGCGGCCGACCAGCCCGCAGCGGAGAATGGCAGCGATGCCTGA
- a CDS encoding NADH-quinone oxidoreductase subunit D, with protein sequence MPEIRNYTLNFGPQHPAAHGVLRLVLEMDGEVIQRADPHIGLLHRATEKLAESKPYNQSIGYMDRLDYVSMMCNEHGYVLAIEKLLGIEAPERAQYIRVMFDEITRILNHLLWIGAHALDVGAMTMFLYAFREREDLMDAYEAVSGARLHATYYRVGGVYRDLPDSMPQYQPSKWHDAADVKRLNRNRQGSLLDFLEDFTERFPGCVDEYETLLTNNRIWKQRTVGIGVVSPERAKQMGFTGPMLRGSGVEWDLRKKQPYEVYDRMDFDIPVGSNGDSYDRYLVRMEEMRQSNRIIKQCIDWLRHNPGPVIIQDHKIAPPRREEMKADMEALIHHFKLFSEGYCVPEGEAYAAVEHPKGEFGVYLISDGANKPFRVKIRAPGFAHLSGFDEMVRGHMLADAVAVIGTQDIVFGEIDR encoded by the coding sequence ATGCCTGAGATCAGAAACTACACCCTCAATTTCGGACCCCAGCACCCGGCGGCCCATGGTGTGCTGCGCCTGGTGCTGGAGATGGATGGCGAGGTCATCCAGCGGGCCGATCCGCACATCGGCCTGCTGCACCGGGCCACGGAAAAGCTGGCCGAGAGCAAGCCCTACAACCAGTCGATCGGCTACATGGACCGGCTCGACTACGTGTCCATGATGTGCAACGAGCACGGCTATGTGCTGGCCATCGAGAAGCTGCTCGGCATCGAGGCGCCGGAGCGTGCCCAGTACATCCGGGTGATGTTCGACGAGATCACGCGCATCCTCAACCACCTGTTGTGGATCGGCGCCCATGCGCTGGACGTCGGCGCCATGACCATGTTCCTCTACGCCTTCCGCGAGCGGGAGGACCTGATGGACGCCTACGAGGCGGTGTCCGGTGCCCGCCTGCATGCCACCTACTACCGGGTCGGCGGGGTGTACCGCGACCTGCCGGATTCCATGCCGCAGTACCAGCCATCCAAGTGGCACGATGCGGCCGACGTCAAGCGCCTCAACCGCAACCGCCAGGGGTCGCTGCTCGACTTTCTGGAGGATTTCACCGAGCGTTTCCCCGGCTGCGTCGACGAGTACGAGACGCTGCTGACCAACAACCGCATCTGGAAGCAGCGTACCGTCGGCATCGGCGTGGTATCGCCGGAACGCGCCAAGCAGATGGGCTTCACCGGCCCGATGCTGCGTGGTTCCGGCGTGGAATGGGATCTGCGCAAGAAACAGCCCTACGAGGTCTACGACCGCATGGATTTCGACATCCCGGTGGGCAGCAACGGGGATTCCTACGACCGCTATCTGGTGCGCATGGAGGAGATGCGTCAGTCGAACCGCATCATCAAGCAGTGCATCGACTGGCTGCGCCACAATCCGGGGCCGGTGATTATCCAGGATCACAAGATCGCGCCGCCGCGTCGCGAGGAGATGAAGGCCGACATGGAGGCCCTGATCCATCACTTCAAACTGTTCAGCGAAGGCTATTGCGTGCCGGAGGGTGAGGCCTATGCCGCGGTCGAGCATCCCAAGGGCGAGTTCGGTGTCTATCTGATCTCGGACGGGGCCAACAAGCCGTTCCGGGTGAAGATCCGCGCGCCGGGATTTGCCCATCTGTCCGGTTTCGACGAAATGGTGCGCGGCCACATGCTGGCCGACGCGGTGGCCGTGATCGGTACGCAGGATATCGTATTCGGGGAGATCGACCGGTGA
- a CDS encoding NAD(P)H-dependent oxidoreductase subunit E, producing MTVENSQRKSDLLSAEVRAEIDHWLAKYPADQKQSAVLPALHAVQHEQGHVSTDYMDAVADYLDMPPVSVYEVASFYSMIETRPVGRNTVALCTNISCMLCGAAEIVHHVEKKLGIKLGETTPDGRIYLKLEEECLAACAGGPMMAVNGHYHENLTPEKVDRILDALE from the coding sequence GTGACGGTGGAGAATTCACAGCGCAAGTCGGATCTGCTCTCGGCAGAGGTCAGGGCCGAGATCGACCACTGGCTGGCCAAGTACCCGGCGGACCAGAAGCAGTCCGCGGTGCTGCCGGCCCTGCACGCCGTGCAGCACGAACAGGGCCATGTGTCCACCGACTACATGGATGCGGTGGCCGACTATCTGGACATGCCGCCAGTCTCGGTCTACGAGGTCGCCAGTTTCTATTCCATGATCGAGACCCGGCCGGTCGGCCGCAACACGGTCGCCCTGTGCACCAACATCTCCTGCATGCTGTGCGGGGCGGCGGAGATCGTGCATCACGTGGAGAAGAAGCTCGGCATCAAGCTGGGTGAGACCACGCCGGACGGGCGTATCTACCTCAAGCTGGAAGAGGAGTGCCTGGCGGCCTGCGCCGGCGGCCCGATGATGGCGGTGAACGGCCATTACCACGAGAATCTGACCCCGGAGAAGGTGGACCGGATTCTGGACGCGCTGGAGTAG